A window of Tautonia plasticadhaerens contains these coding sequences:
- a CDS encoding RNA recognition motif domain-containing protein gives MSKKLYVGNLTYNVNESDLEAMFSPFGSVQSAQVIVDRDTNRSKGFGFVEMGSESEAQDAIQALNGREHDGRNLTVNEAKPREARSGGGGYGGGRSGGGGGYSGGGGGGRN, from the coding sequence GTGTCCAAGAAGCTGTATGTCGGCAACCTCACCTACAACGTCAACGAGTCCGACCTGGAGGCGATGTTCTCGCCGTTCGGGTCGGTGCAGAGCGCCCAGGTCATCGTCGACCGGGACACGAACCGCTCCAAGGGCTTCGGCTTCGTGGAGATGGGCTCGGAGTCCGAGGCCCAGGACGCCATCCAGGCGCTCAACGGCCGTGAGCACGACGGCCGGAACCTGACCGTCAACGAGGCCAAGCCCCGTGAGGCCCGCTCGGGCGGCGGCGGCTACGGCGGCGGCCGAAGCGGCGGCGGTGGCGGTTACAGCGGCGGCGGCGGCGGCGGCCGGAATTGA